In Pseudomonas glycinae, the DNA window ACCGTCATCGCTACTACAATCCGGGGACTGGGCGGTTTCTGACACCGGATCCGATCAAGCTTGCGGGTGGGTTGAATAACTACCAGTACGTGCCTAACCCTACGGGGTGGGTGGATCCGTTGGGTTTGAATGGATGCCCACCAGATGGAGATGGTCAAGGAAACCCAACTGCACCAACAGAGAAGGCGCGAGTCGATACGAAAGAACCTTCGGCACCCGATATCCCGTGGTCGAATGGTTCTGTAAAAAGGGCATCAGACGCACTTGATCGAGGTGCTACCTCCGTCACCGTGAACAGCAGAGCTGAAGCTGAAGAGCTATTTTTAGGGAAATATGTAGGCCAAGGATATAGAAACGCCGAAGAATTCAACTCTGCGACTGCCAAAACGCATTTTAGAAAAACAAAAGAACCCGAAAAATACTATCACTGGGATGACACACCGGTTTCAGACATTAAGACAAGAAAGGTCACAATGGCGAATCACGACCCGAGCGACCCACATGGTGATCATCCACATTTGCAGCTTCACCCTGTGAAAGGGGAAGTTATAAGAATCTATTGGCCAAACCAATTTGAAGGACAACAATGAGCACCCAGAAGACTATCCCTAGAAAAGTTTGGTGGGGTTTGGAGGCAAAATCATATACAGAGATTGCGCAGGAACTACCTTCGCAGGATGAGTCACTTAGAAAGTGGATCGCAATCTACGCTGTTTATCATTTAAACTTTGAAAACAGATACCCTGGAGAGAGTTACTACAAGTTTCTAGAGGATGCAAAAAACTCTAAATACGTCATTATAGAATTCACTCTCCCAATCCACTTTCTCAAAACAAGAGACAGCATTGGCGCCAACGACACAACAATCACAACGTGCAAAACCATGGAAACAGAGGAAGAAATAAACTCTTTTCTTTATGAAAACAACATAAACCCCGAGCTATTTACGCCCCCATGGACCTGCGAGTACCCGCTAGACTGAACTCAACAAAAATTGACAAATCTGTCTCCTTTTCAAACCCAAGTCAAAGGGGACAGATCTATTTCTCGTTGAAAAAATAAAACCGTCCCTTTTTATACATCTCCACTTTTATACATGAAAAAAACAAAATAATATGAGAACAAAACTTAAATACAAACTCCAACCCCTCCGAGTACCAAGTGGATGGACAATCACAATCAACAACCTTTACGAGGTTGATCTCACCCCCGAAACTGCAGATTGGTTTAGTAGCTCAGTTTTACTAGGTGGTGCACGACAAACTACGGGACACTGCTTTGACTCCAGAGTTGAACCAGAAGGAGATCCATCGGGAGAGTTTGTAATTGAATTCCTAACAATCAAGTACGACAACAAAGGGAACCCGTTAAAAAATTCTGAGATATTCCTAGGGGAATTCAAAACAAAAAACAAGATGGAATTTATTAAAAAAATCGAAGATTTTATGCTTGAAGCATAACAAACCAAAATTTATTTTTCGCTGAAGAAAATAAATCTGCCCCCCCTTTTCAACCCCTTTCATACATTATATTCTTGAAGACAACCCCACCACCTTCCTCAGAGCTTGGAGATTCCACTAAATGAAGGTCGTATGTAAATTCAACAACATCAATCAAGCACCAAATCCAGAAACCGTATCAAGATTAAAAAAACACATATCACTTCCTGATGGCGAATTAGACCTGCAAATAGGAAAAGAATACATTGCCTACGGAATAGAATTTCGGGATAACCAACCTTGGTACTATCTGTGCTCAGAAACCCATGATGAATACCCCATCCCTGTCGCAGCTGACTTTTTCGAAATTGTCGATAGCAGACTTTCGCGCCATTGGAAACTTTGCTTTCTCGCCTTAAAATCAAAGCCAGAAAGCAAGTTAGTTTTCGCTGAGTGGGCTTCAAATATTAATTTTTATGAAAACCTGATTAATGGCGAAAAACAAGCCATCGCTATATTTTCCAAATACAGAAAACTCATGGATGCAGAAGAGTAGCAATTCCAGAACCATGATTACTTCGTATCGATCAACGCGTCCAAAACCTCATACTTAACCACCACCCGATTCCCATACAGTTTCTCGCACTTAACCAACGCCCCCACCTGCCCCTTTTCCCTCACCTCCCGCCAAATCTCATTCTCCCGATACACCCGCTCCCCCTCCCGCACAAACCGATGCCCCACCTCGAACACGTGATACCGATAAGCCCGCTCCCGATCACACAACAACTCCCCCTCCAACTGCGTCTCCCCAACCTTCAGCTTCAGCTGAAAGCTGCGATCCGTCGGGTTGTGCAGTACCAGGTCGATGTAGTTGTAGAAGATCGCCGCTCCGGAGCCGAATGGCAGGACGCGGCCGTCGTCCGGGAAGGGGTCGAAGCTGTGGTTGGCGCGTTCGATGACGACCAGGGGTGAGTGAATGGCCATCCAGTGGATGAGGTTGCTGAGTTGGCAGATGCCGCCGCCGATGCCGGTGCGGGCTTCGCCGAATGAGAGTTCCATGCCTTCGACGTAGCCGCGTTGGCGGGTCGGGCGGCCGACAAGGCGGCAGAAGGAGAAATATTCGCCGGGGGCGATGGTGACACCGTCGATGGCGGCGACGGCGAGTTTGAGGTTGATGACTTTGTTGTGTTGCAGCGCGAGGTCGGAGTCGCCGAGTTTGCGGATCAGTTTTGAGGTGTGTTTGAGGTAGCGGTAAGGCAGCCGCTCGGACGTCGTGGCAGGCCGCGCGTAGCGTTTGCTCGAGCAGTGCCAGGCGATGTGGCGGAACAGTCTTTTTTGCCACACGCGCAGCCAGTAAAGGGCCGGGTGGTAGAGGGAAAGTGGTTTCATCCTTGGCGAACGGCGCGGGCCGTTGTCTTCCTTGAGCTTGAAAGGGCGGCGCATCTTACCGTGGAACCGCGCTTGATCGCCAAGCGCCTCGCCGGTGTCGCAAGCGGTAACAAGTCACCCGGACCGGGCGCTCGGAAATTAAGCTTGAACTAAGGTTACGTCCCTACCATCCGGGCCACAAAGCAGCGGTTCTGTGGGCTGATTGCCGTCAGCAGAACCCTTCAACTTGAAGTGAGCCCGGACCATGAGTGCGATCGATTCCACCTCTAAACAACTGCCCGCCTTCAGTCTTGTATTGGTCAATTACAAGACGCCGGAAATAACCCGGATGTGCCTGGAGTTTCTCCAGCAATACGTCAAGGAGCATCAAATTCCGGTGTGGGTGGTGGACAACGATTCTGCCGATGAAAGCCTGATTTACTTGCGGTCTCTGGACTGGATCAACTTGATCGAGCGCCCTTCACCCGGCAAGGAAGCGGGACATATTGCTCATGGCAAGGCACTTGATCTGGCACTTGCGAAAGTTGAAACCGATTACCTGTTTTTGCTGCACACCGATACTTTCGTTTTTGACAGTACTGTCTTTTCGATGATGATGAATGAGTGCATGCAATCTTTGGATACAGCGGCGGTCGGTTGCGTCGAGCAATTGGATCGCGGTGTCCTTAGAGACACTTGGCGTTTGTCTTCGCGTTATTTCAAACACTATTTCCGCCGGGCAAAACAGCACTTGGGGTTGCCCTCCCGAGATCCAAAACCCTACCGGGAAACACATCTGAAAAGCTTCTGCACCTTGTGGAACGCACGGCTGATCAAGGCTCACGGGCTTCATTTTTCGATGGACGACCGAGTCCCGGGATACACGCTGCAGGATCGTTTAAGCAGCCTTGGCTACGGCATCAAATGCCTCTCGCCGCGGACGATTTTCCGCTACCTGGATCACATTCAGGCCGGCACCGTGGCCGCGATCGGTGGATACGGCAAACAGCACCGCCGCACCACCATGTATCAGGAAACGCTCAAGCGCCTTCAGTTACAACAGGGCATGCGACCCGCCAAATCGTAAGACAATAAAAAAGGGCGACTTCAAAGTCGCCCTTTTTTGCTTCTGAATTCTTTGGTTTCCACTCCGAGGAGGTGTTCGCCCAGTGTAATGGCCTGGCAATCCATGCACCGGTAAAGAGCCCTGACACTGGGCGAACGGGAGGGATTTTAATGGAAGTTGGCGGATATGTCGTGCTAATTGAAGATGAAATTTATGTACTGAAAAGTTAAAGGACGTTGCTTACCGATTTTTCCCGACAAACTTTCTGAACTCACCCGCCCGAATACTTCATATGACTGTTCTCATACAATTACTTGTACAAGAACAGCCATTCTGTAGAGTCAATACTCAACTTTCATGCTGACTGGTCACTTTTAATACATCGGTGTAAGTGACCACGACGCTTTGCCCGACTTTCAAATCTTTCAGCTTGGCCTGAATTTCAGGCTTTTCGACGTTGAGGGTTTTCGACTGGCCTGAAGGGTTTTCCAGGGTGACCTGGTTTGTCGCCAAATCAATTTTGGTGATTTTCAGTTGCACCTGAACCTGGCGGAAAGCCTCGCCACCGGGGTTGCTGCTGCCCACGGCGTTGCGCAGCTCGCCAGTACGCTCGGTGGAGCCAGGCAGACCTTTATCCACGTCGGTGTCCAGATAAGCGGCCACAGAGCGGGTCACTTCGATCTGTACCAGATCGCCCACTTTCAAATTACCGAGGTTTTTCGCCTTGTCGCTGAGCTGAATGTGCACCTGGCGACCTTCCGCGCCTTCAAGGACCACCTGATGATTGGCCGGGTCAACCGCCAGCACTTTGGTGGTGACCCGGTCGGCCTCGACAGCGGCCGACAGCGGGATATCGGCGGCCATCGCCGAAAAGCTGGCAGTAGAAAGGACAGTGGCAAGTGCTATGGCGTGCATCAGTGCTTGGAGCTTCATAAGCGATACATTCCCTGTGATGGATGGCAGCACCCATCGCCGACGTGGTCAGCGACGGATGTGCCACTGAGCATAGTCGCCCTTCAGGGTTTGTTCCGCGATCGTTGCGCAGTGTCCTGCGCGGTGGACTCGCCACTGGCGGTGCCTTTTCCGGAGCTCTGCCGCTGTTTGGGATCGGTGGGACGCAGTGCGTCGTTGTCGCGTTCGGTTTCACCCGGCGGACGAGGTTCGTCAGGGTGTTCGCTATCAGGGACAGTGTTCATGTCGGGCCTCCTCAGGCTTCAGGGTCGTCGAGTTCCCGCGCGACGTTCACGGCGGGTGCGTCCTTGTGCAGGTCATCGGCCTTGGCTCTGAGAATCTGCCACTGCTCAAGATCGATGGCACCTTGGCCGAGCAAATCGTCAGCAATGCGCTGCAGATCGAAGTAATGGGCATCCGGGGATTGTTGCCAGTACGTCTGATCGTCAAACATCTGCTGCCAGGTAGTCAGGTCTGGAGATTTCAGTTCCTCGCTCATGGATCGGATCCTCGGCCATGTTTCTCGGTAGAGGGAGCATCCTCGACAGAGTTCCAATCGATCCCTTCGCAGGCAAGGCGCGCGAAATCAGTACCCGGTCATCTCCAGATAGCCCTGCCCGCCCCGATTGCCGCTCAGGCGCACCGGCCCTTCCCAATACGGAATGCGCAGGTTCATCCAGGCATCGGGGTTGATTGCATCGAGGGTGATCTGCAGATTTTTTTGCGGAATGTCGATCGACCAGCGCACCGGCATCGAACGGCCGGCGACCTTCGCAGTGCCTTGCGGGGTCAGCTTGATCTGCTCGGCGTGCAGGGTTTCGGTCTGGCCATCGGCGGCAATCCACGTGCCGGTCAGGTACGGCGCCCCTTCCTTCTGGCGCATGCGGTAAAGCATGACGTGTTCGCCGCCGTCCAGATGCAGGGAGAACCAGTCCCACCCTGTCTGATTGGCGGTCAGCGGCTGACTGCTCCATTCGCGGTCGAGCCAGGCCGGGCCGTTGACGGTGTAGGTCTGGCCGTCGATCTGCAGGGTGCCGCTGGCCTGGAAAAACGGCTGGCTGTAGTAATACGACGCCTGGCCCTGTTCGGATTTCTGACTGAAACCCTTGTCGCCTTGCAGCACCAGCGGGCGGCTGGAGGTCAGGCGCAGCTGGTAGCTGAAATTTTTGTCCTTTGCGCTGAGTTGCATGTCGCTCAGCGGATCGCTCGCCTGACTGACGAAACGCCAGTCATCGATCCACGCCTCGAACGGCGCCGCACGCACCCCGGCCTGCCCGACGCCGCCACGGGCGTAACGCTCGGCGGCGTGATGGACGCTGGCCGAGGTCACTGCCGCGTGCCCGAGCCAGATCGTCTGGTTGGCCCAGCCCGGCTGCTGCGGCGAGGCGTTCAGGGCGCTGCGGAATAACGTCCACTGCACGCCAAAATCGTTGCCCTGCGCATCCTTGAGATTGGCCGTCACGTACCACCATTCGATGCGAAAGCCGTCATGGGCGCCGTGATCCGCCGGGAAGCTGAACACCCGCCCCGGTACCACCGGCGTAAACGCCTGTGCCTGAGCGCCCATGCCGGCGAAGCCCTTCTGCTCCGCTGTGGGGTTGTCGCAACCACCGAGCAACAACGCCAAAAACACCAGCGCAAACCTAGTCCTCATGAGCAAACGTCCTCAGCAAGTCCGCCGGTTGCGTGCGGTACAGCGAATACAGCGGCCACGCCGAGGCCAGCAAGGTCGCCAGCAGCGCCAGCCCCATCAGTTGCAGCAACTGCCATGGAAACACCCGCAGCGGCAGACGCCAGCCAAAGGCCTGCACGTTGATCACCGCGTCCAGACACCACGCCAGACCGATGCCCAGCGGCAAGGCCAGCACCAGCGTCAGCAGCGCCAACAGCCACGTTTGCCCGAGATTGAGCAGCATCAACTGTCGTCGCGTCACGCCCAACGCCCACAACGGTGCGAGCTGGCCGAGACGGCTCTGGCTCTGGGTCAGCAGGCTGATGAACAGCGCCACGCCGGCGACGGCCAACGTCAGGCTATTCAGCGCGGCGGTCGCGGCGAAAGTGCGTTCGAAGACTTGCACCGACCAGCCCTTGAGCCGCGCCTGATCAACGATGCGACTGTCATCGAGCTGGAAGCGCGCCTGCAAGGCCGTGAGCAGCGCCGGGATGTTCGGCGGGTCGATACGCAGGTTGAAGCGGTTCGGCGTCAGCTGCGGCCAGCCGCGCAACAGGTGATTGCTGTTGACCAGCACATGGCCCTTGGGATTGCCGTAGTCGGCGTAGATCCCGACGATGCGCGGCGTCCACGAGCCGCCCGGCGTGGGAATGGTCAGGTGATCGCCCGGTGTGACTTTCAAGCGACGCGCCAATTGTTCGCTGAGCATCACCGCATCGTCCTTGGCCAGCGCCGCCCACGGGTCGTCTCCTCGAGATTCGAGCAACGGCCAGTGCTGGCGATAGTGCGGATGATCGATGATCCCGAACACATCCGCCGGCCAGCCCTGCAGCGTCACCGAAACCTGCCAGTTGGGCATGATCGCGGTGACGCTCGGTTGCTGTTTGAGCCACGTGTACAGCTCTCGCGCCTGCGCCGGGTTGCTCGGGTTCAGATAAAGCTCGGCGGTGAGCCGTTGTTCGAGCCAGTCGTTGAAGGTCTGGCGGAAACCGGCGGTCATGCTGCCGGCGCCGATGTTCGCCGCCATCGCCAGCAGCAGCGCCATCAACGCCAGGCTCAACGCCGGCAATTGTTGGCGGCAGTCGGCGAGAAACCACTGCCCGAGCACCGAGCGGCTACGCCCGAGCAACCCGTTGAGCAGCGCACTGAGCAACACCGGCAGCGCCAGCGCGGCGCCGAGCAACAGCCCCGCCATCAACACAAAACCGCTGGCCAGGCTGTTGCCCCACACCAGCGCCGCCAGCGCAATCACTGCACAAACACCGGCGACCCAACCCTGACGCCGCAACCAGCTCGCATGTTGCTGATGCCAGGCCTGCGGATCCGCCACCGCCAATAACGGCAGACGCGCCGCCCGCAGCAAACTGTTGGCTCCGGCCAGCAATGCGCCAAGCAGACTCAAGCCGATGCCGCTGAACCACCACCACGGACTCAGACGCAACTGCCCCGCCACTTCCGCGCCGTACAGACCGCGCAGGCTGGCGGCGACATCCGGCAACAGCACGCTCGCCAGCCAGTAACCGCTGACTACGCCGAACAACCCGCCGATCAACGCCAGCGCGCCGAGCTCGACGATCAGGCAAGCGATCAGCATCCGCGCGCTGACCCCGCAGGCCCTCAAGGTGCGCAGCAGTCCCCGACGTTGCTCCAGCGCCAAACCGATAGCCGCGTGGACGATGAACAAACCGACAATGAACGAGAGAAACCCGAGCGCATCGAGGTTGAGGTGGAAGCTTTCGGTCAATCGCGCAAGGTTGTTTTCCTCGCCACTGCTCTTGAGCTGCAACTGGCCCTTGAACGCGGCCGGGACGTCGGCGTGAAAATCCTTCGGCAGCAGCAGGCGTGACAGTTGCTCGGGCTGTTCGAGCACGCGCTGAGCGACGCCGATGTCCACCAACAGCATGCCGGGGGCCATGTCGGTTTGCGCCCGCAGCGGCGGCAGCGTCTGGCCGGTTTCGGTGGCCGGGGTCGCGCCCTCGGCGAGGTTCAGCGCCCGCAAGGTTTCGGGAGAAATCCAGGTGCTGCCCGGCGGGCTGAAGAACTCGACGACGCGCTCGATCGGCATCGCCTGCCCGGCCACCGCGCTGTCACCGGGTAAAGACACCGGTTCGATACCCATCAACTGCAGGCGCTGGTT includes these proteins:
- a CDS encoding VanW family protein → MKPLSLYHPALYWLRVWQKRLFRHIAWHCSSKRYARPATTSERLPYRYLKHTSKLIRKLGDSDLALQHNKVINLKLAVAAIDGVTIAPGEYFSFCRLVGRPTRQRGYVEGMELSFGEARTGIGGGICQLSNLIHWMAIHSPLVVIERANHSFDPFPDDGRVLPFGSGAAIFYNYIDLVLHNPTDRSFQLKLKVGETQLEGELLCDRERAYRYHVFEVGHRFVREGERVYRENEIWREVREKGQVGALVKCEKLYGNRVVVKYEVLDALIDTK
- a CDS encoding glycosyltransferase family 2 protein, translating into MSAIDSTSKQLPAFSLVLVNYKTPEITRMCLEFLQQYVKEHQIPVWVVDNDSADESLIYLRSLDWINLIERPSPGKEAGHIAHGKALDLALAKVETDYLFLLHTDTFVFDSTVFSMMMNECMQSLDTAAVGCVEQLDRGVLRDTWRLSSRYFKHYFRRAKQHLGLPSRDPKPYRETHLKSFCTLWNARLIKAHGLHFSMDDRVPGYTLQDRLSSLGYGIKCLSPRTIFRYLDHIQAGTVAAIGGYGKQHRRTTMYQETLKRLQLQQGMRPAKS
- a CDS encoding lipocalin-like domain-containing protein; protein product: MRTRFALVFLALLLGGCDNPTAEQKGFAGMGAQAQAFTPVVPGRVFSFPADHGAHDGFRIEWWYVTANLKDAQGNDFGVQWTLFRSALNASPQQPGWANQTIWLGHAAVTSASVHHAAERYARGGVGQAGVRAAPFEAWIDDWRFVSQASDPLSDMQLSAKDKNFSYQLRLTSSRPLVLQGDKGFSQKSEQGQASYYYSQPFFQASGTLQIDGQTYTVNGPAWLDREWSSQPLTANQTGWDWFSLHLDGGEHVMLYRMRQKEGAPYLTGTWIAADGQTETLHAEQIKLTPQGTAKVAGRSMPVRWSIDIPQKNLQITLDAINPDAWMNLRIPYWEGPVRLSGNRGGQGYLEMTGY
- a CDS encoding FtsX-like permease family protein; translated protein: MKVFRHALMALLSHWRRHPVQFFSVLTGLWLATSLLTGVEALNSQARDSYARASQLIGGEPQASLSTPNGATFPQQWFVDLRRLGWPVSPMLQGRLSLKGHENQRLQLMGIEPVSLPGDSAVAGQAMPIERVVEFFSPPGSTWISPETLRALNLAEGATPATETGQTLPPLRAQTDMAPGMLLVDIGVAQRVLEQPEQLSRLLLPKDFHADVPAAFKGQLQLKSSGEENNLARLTESFHLNLDALGFLSFIVGLFIVHAAIGLALEQRRGLLRTLRACGVSARMLIACLIVELGALALIGGLFGVVSGYWLASVLLPDVAASLRGLYGAEVAGQLRLSPWWWFSGIGLSLLGALLAGANSLLRAARLPLLAVADPQAWHQQHASWLRRQGWVAGVCAVIALAALVWGNSLASGFVLMAGLLLGAALALPVLLSALLNGLLGRSRSVLGQWFLADCRQQLPALSLALMALLLAMAANIGAGSMTAGFRQTFNDWLEQRLTAELYLNPSNPAQARELYTWLKQQPSVTAIMPNWQVSVTLQGWPADVFGIIDHPHYRQHWPLLESRGDDPWAALAKDDAVMLSEQLARRLKVTPGDHLTIPTPGGSWTPRIVGIYADYGNPKGHVLVNSNHLLRGWPQLTPNRFNLRIDPPNIPALLTALQARFQLDDSRIVDQARLKGWSVQVFERTFAATAALNSLTLAVAGVALFISLLTQSQSRLGQLAPLWALGVTRRQLMLLNLGQTWLLALLTLVLALPLGIGLAWCLDAVINVQAFGWRLPLRVFPWQLLQLMGLALLATLLASAWPLYSLYRTQPADLLRTFAHED